The sequence CGAAGATGCAGGTCCAGCGGGAGGTCAGCCAGGTCAGGTCGCAGCGGAAGATCTGCTCGTCGTCGGCGGGGTCGGGGAATTCCACCCAGGCCCGGGGGAAGTCGAGGCCCTTCTCGTCGGCCACCACGACGCTCTTGGGCTTGTTTTTGGGCTTGTCCTTGGGCTTGTTCCCGGACCTGCCGCCGGCGCCCGTGTCCTTCTGCGACCGGGTCTTGTTGGCCTTCTTCGAATTTGGCACAACCCCAGCCTAAGCGCCCCTTCCTCAACCCCCGCGCGTTCCTCGCAGTAGCGTTTCCCCCTATGAGACTCGGTGTCCTCGATGTGGGTTCGAACACGATCCATCTGCTGGTGGTGGACGCGCACCCCGGTGCGCGCCCGCAGCCGGCGCACTCGCACAAGGTGGAGATGCGGCTGGCGGAGCTGCTCGACGAGGCGGGCGCGGTCACTCCAGAGGGCGTGGAGCGGCTCGTTTCGGTCATTCGCGGCGCGGTGCAGGCCGCGGAGGACAAGGGCTGCGAGGACGTCCTCCCCTTCGCGACCAGTGCCGTGCGCGAAGCCACGAACGCGGACGAGGTCCTGGCCCAGGTGAAGCTGGAGACCGGCGTCGACCTGCCCGTGCTCAGCGGCGAGGACGAGGCCCGGCTGACGTTCCTGGCGGTCCGGCGCTGGTTCGGCTGGTCGGCCGGGAAGCTGCTGGTCCTCGACATCGGCGGCGGCTCGCTGGAGATCGCGTACGGCATCGACGAGGACCCCGACACGGCCGTCTCCCTCCCCCTGGGCGCGGGCCGCCTCACCGCGGGCTGGCTCCCGGGGGACCCGCCGGACGCCGCGGACATCCGGGCCCTACGCCGTCACGTGCGGGCCCAGATCGCCCGTACGGTCGCCGGGTTCAGCCGCTTCGGGGCGCCGGACCACGTGGTCGCGACGTCGAAGACCTTCAAGCAGCTGGCCCGCATCGCGGGCGCGGCCCGCTCGGCGGACGGCCTGTACGTCCAGCGGGACCTGACCCGCAAGTCCCTGGAGGAGTGGGTCCCGCGCCTGGCGGCCATGACGACGGCGCAGCGCTCGGCCCTGCCGGGCGTCTCGGAAGGCCGCGCGAACCAGCTCCTGGCGGGCGCGCTGGTCGCGGAGGGCGCGATGGACCTCCTGGGGGTCGAGGAACTCGAAATCTGCCCCTGGGCCCTGCGCGAGGGAGTCATCCTCCGCCGCCTGGACCACCTCCCGGCCTCGCCGGAGGTGTGAGGGGAGTACGGGGTCCTGCGCGGGGCGGGGCGTCCTGCGGAGCGGGGGCTTCGGGGGGCCTGTGCCTGTGGGGCCTGATCAGGGATGGTTTGGGGGTTTCCCGTCAGTCCCATCGTCTTGCCGTGTCGGGCCGGCCCCTCAAGGGCGCTCACTGCGTTCGCGTCGCTTCGCGATGGCCTGCGGCCACCCTTGACCGGCCGTCCCGACACGGAAAGACAGGACTGTCGGGAAGCCCCCAAAAGGACGGTTACCTGGGACAGACCGAGGAGCGGGGTGGCCAGGGACGGGCGGCCCGGGTGCCCGAGGGTCCGACCGAGCCCGGGCGGACCGCCCCGCGCCCCCGGCCGGGAGCAGGGCCGGCCCTGAGCCTGGCCGAGAGCAGGGGCGGCCCAGCCGGAGCGAGACGGTGACCAGACCCCCGGCAGGAGCGGGCAGCGCGTCTGACCGGTGCGCACTCCTCCCGTCTCGGCGTCCGCGGGCCGTCTGGGGCTGGGCGTCAGCCGCCGCAGAGCGGTCCACGCAGCCCGATGACGGCGGCGAACGGTCGTCTGCGGCTGAGGGACGCAGCCCGCCGGGCTGCCGGGCGCTCCGCCGACTTCATTGGGTGCCCGCGATCGGCACGGTTGCCGTGGGGGCATCGAGCCACGGTGTGTGTCGTCCGTCGGAGGTGACCGTCATGCCGTACCTCTCGACCCCCGGGCGGCCGGCTGCAGACCACCAGGAGTGGGCAGCCGCGATCTCGTCCCAGAGGCGTCGGGGCCCGTACTGGCCGGTGGCGAAGGTTTTGGCCTGCATGCCATCCCAGTCGACGGAGGCCCAGCTGTCTCCGGTGATGTCGGCGAGCCAGAGCCGGACGGGCGCATGCTCGCCGGACGTGTCCCAGGTGTGCCATACGTCGCGGATGCTGAGTCCGAGGTGGAACTGGGCGTCGAGGTCGTCTCCTGCCACGTCCCATGGGGACAGCGCGGTGGTGCACGTGTCAGGGGTCTGGCCGGGCTTGAGTACGTCGTCCAGGTCCGTGGCGACGCGCTGCGTGGAGATCAGCATGTACGAGCCGTGGGCGGCGAACCGGCCGATGGCTCCGCCATCAGCCTGCTTCTCGAGGGCCAGGGTTCCGTAGCAGACCCAGGGGCTGTCCCATGGGGTGACGATGCGGCCACCGGGCTCCGTCTGTGTCAGCCAGCTCACCGGTACGGAACGTACGGAGCACGTGGCGAGGATGTGGCTGTACGGGGCGAGGTCCGGCCAGCCCTCCGTGCCGTCGGCCGTGACCACCTTGGGGCGGTGGCCGGCGGCACGCAGGGAATGGCG comes from Streptomyces sp. NBC_01408 and encodes:
- a CDS encoding Ppx/GppA phosphatase family protein, coding for MRLGVLDVGSNTIHLLVVDAHPGARPQPAHSHKVEMRLAELLDEAGAVTPEGVERLVSVIRGAVQAAEDKGCEDVLPFATSAVREATNADEVLAQVKLETGVDLPVLSGEDEARLTFLAVRRWFGWSAGKLLVLDIGGGSLEIAYGIDEDPDTAVSLPLGAGRLTAGWLPGDPPDAADIRALRRHVRAQIARTVAGFSRFGAPDHVVATSKTFKQLARIAGAARSADGLYVQRDLTRKSLEEWVPRLAAMTTAQRSALPGVSEGRANQLLAGALVAEGAMDLLGVEELEICPWALREGVILRRLDHLPASPEV
- a CDS encoding methyltransferase domain-containing protein encodes the protein MGIESLLAGITATLGRPAAEPWPAIVAATPRSTFLPALVWVRDGDGGHRPLDRTSEPEAWEAAAYSDQPLITEFTVLGGARVPLSSASAPSTVVRLLEDARLTANSRVLEIGTGTGFNTALLCARCSDGQVVSLDNVPELSVLARHSLRAAGHRPKVVTADGTEGWPDLAPYSHILATCSVRSVPVSWLTQTEPGGRIVTPWDSPWVCYGTLALEKQADGGAIGRFAAHGSYMLISTQRVATDLDDVLKPGQTPDTCTTALSPWDVAGDDLDAQFHLGLSIRDVWHTWDTSGEHAPVRLWLADITGDSWASVDWDGMQAKTFATGQYGPRRLWDEIAAAHSWWSAAGRPGVERYGMTVTSDGRHTPWLDAPTATVPIAGTQ